The DNA segment ACGTCCACCGGCGTCCTGACCCGTCTCGACGCCTACGACATCGGCATCGGCGCCTGGCGCCTGGGCGCCGGCCGCGCCCGCAAGGAGGACCCGGTGCAGGCGGCGGCGGGCATCGAGATGCACGCCAAGCCGGGCGACACCGTGACCGAGGGCCAGCCCCTGCTCACCCTCCACACGGACACGCCCGAGCGCTTCGGCTACGCCCTGGAGGCGGTCGAGGGCTCGTACGACATCGCCGCCCCGGGCACGGACTTCACCGCGTCGCCGGTGGTGCTGGAGCGCATCGCCTGATCAGGGGACTTCTTCGTTCGAGTGAACGGGACCGGTGGACCCCCCCGGTCCCGTTCGTCATGCTGGGATCGGTGACGCACCGATCGGAGACCCCATGAGCGGACTCACCGTGAGCCAGGACCCCGACCGGACCTGGGACGACCTCGTCCGGTTCTGGGAGGAGACGGACTGGCCCGAGGGCAGCAAGGTGGAGATCATCGAGGGGATCATCACCGTGTCGCCTTCACCCGCGTACCGCCACAACGTCATCGCGGCACGCATCCAGCGTCGCCTCTACTCTGTGATTCCCGAAGACTGGGAGGTATTCCAGACCCTGTCCGTCGCCGTACCCTCCCGTCTGGGCATGTTCATCCCCGACCTGGTCGTGACGCCGGTACTGGAACGCCCCGAGGCCGACTCGCACATCCCGGCCGCCCTCGCCGAACTCGTGGTCGAGGTGACCTCCAGATCCAACGCCCGGCACGATCGCGTCAGCAAGCCCGCCGCGTACGCCAGCGCAGGAATTCCGCTCTACCTGCTCGTGGACCGCTGGGCCCCGGGTGGCCCCACTGTGACGCTCTACGGTGAGCCGAAGGGCGACGTCTACCGGGTGCTGAGCGCCGCGAAGTTCGGCGACGTCATCAACCTTCCCGAGCCGTTCGGTGTCTCGGTCGACACCGGCGAGTTCCCCGTCGACTGACCCCGGGTCAGCCCAGGACCGCCGCCACCCCCACCAGCACCGGCACGGACACGACCGTCGACAGCAGGATCGACTCGCGGGCCAGGGTCTCGGCGACGCCGTAGCGGCTGGCGTAGGTGAAGAGGTTCTGGGCGGCGGGAAGGGCGGAGGTGACCACCACGTCCAGCAGCGGGGCGCCGTGCAGGCCGAAGACGCAGCGGGCCAGCAGCCATGCCACCAGCGGCTGGCCCACCGACTTCAACGCCACCGACAGCAGGACCGGTTCACGGTCGCGCCCCCGGCCGGGGGCCGCGCTGCCGCGCAGGGACATCCCGAACGTGAGCAGGGCCGCCGGGACGGACATGCCGCCGATCAGGGTGAGGGGGTTCAGCAGCGGCCCGGGGATCCGCCAGCCGGCCGCCGACACCACCACCCCGCACAGCGAGGCCACCGCGATCGGGTTGCGCAGCGGTGTCAGCAGGCGCTGCCACGGGGTTCCCTTCTCGCCCGTGCCCGACAGGTCCAGGACCGTCAGGGCGACCGGGGTGACCAGGACGACCTGGAACAGCAGCACCGGGGCCACCAGGGACGCGTCGCCCAGTACGTACGCCGCGATCGGGATCCCGAGGTTTCCCGAGTTGACGTAACCGGAGCACAGGGCGCCGATCGTCGTACGGCCCGTGCCCCACCGCCGCACCACGCTGACCAGGACGAAGAGTCCCGCGACCGCCGCCGTGCTCAGCGCCGTCACCAGCAGCCGGGCCGAGAACAGCACCGACAGGTCCGCCTTCGCCAGCATCGTGAAGAGCAGCGCCGGGCCCGCCACCGAGAACGCCAGCCTCGTCAGCACCTCGGCGCCCTGCTCGCCGAGCGACCCGCGCCGCCCGAGCAGATACCCCACCCCGATGACGACGGCGATCACCGCGAACCCGCTCAGTACCCCCTGCACAGGGCCCAACCCTCGCCGGGAGTGGGGGAGCCGGTCAATGTGATCTCCGTCGGGAGCGGCGCGCCGCGATGAGTTCCGCGCGTCCCGGCCGTCTACCGCACGTGGACGCCGACACACCCGCCGTGCTCATGCTGGCCGGCCCCGTCACCCGGGACGAGGTGACGGGGCTGTGCGACGACGTGCGGGCGCTGCTGGAGGTCAGCGGGGCCGGGATCGTCGTGTGCGACGTGGGCGGCCTCGGA comes from the Streptomyces sp. NBC_00820 genome and includes:
- a CDS encoding AEC family transporter, which codes for MQGVLSGFAVIAVVIGVGYLLGRRGSLGEQGAEVLTRLAFSVAGPALLFTMLAKADLSVLFSARLLVTALSTAAVAGLFVLVSVVRRWGTGRTTIGALCSGYVNSGNLGIPIAAYVLGDASLVAPVLLFQVVLVTPVALTVLDLSGTGEKGTPWQRLLTPLRNPIAVASLCGVVVSAAGWRIPGPLLNPLTLIGGMSVPAALLTFGMSLRGSAAPGRGRDREPVLLSVALKSVGQPLVAWLLARCVFGLHGAPLLDVVVTSALPAAQNLFTYASRYGVAETLARESILLSTVVSVPVLVGVAAVLG
- a CDS encoding Uma2 family endonuclease, with protein sequence MSGLTVSQDPDRTWDDLVRFWEETDWPEGSKVEIIEGIITVSPSPAYRHNVIAARIQRRLYSVIPEDWEVFQTLSVAVPSRLGMFIPDLVVTPVLERPEADSHIPAALAELVVEVTSRSNARHDRVSKPAAYASAGIPLYLLVDRWAPGGPTVTLYGEPKGDVYRVLSAAKFGDVINLPEPFGVSVDTGEFPVD